Genomic segment of Thiomonas sp. FB-Cd:
GGATTGGGTTCAACATGCTGCGTGCAGCGTTGCGGCGCTACCGCCAGGCCGAGGCGCCGCTGGCGCCAGCAGTGCGGGTGGACGCTGCGCACCCCCTAGCCAAGGCTCTGCTCATCAGCCTGCTCAACCCTAAAGCCATTTTCTTTTTCATTTCCTTTTTCATTCAGTTCGTTGACCCCGCCTATCCTCATCCGGCACTGTCCTTTCTTGTGCTGGGTGGCATCGTGCAGTTTTTCAGCGCGCTGTATCTCTCCACGCTAATCTTTGCTGGGTCGCGCCTGGCTGATCTTTTCCGCGCACACCGCCGCATCGCAGCTTCGCTCACTGGATTGGTGGGCGCCGCTTTTATGGCTTTCAGCGCGCGACTCGCCACGGCGTCGCTCAAGTAATCGACCTCGAATTTTCCAAGCATTTCACCCGCAACGCTCCATGCCCAAGCGCACCGACATCCACAGCATCCTGATCATTGGCGCTGGCCCCATCGTCATTGGCCAGGCCTGCGAGTTTGACTATTCCGGGGCCCAAGCCTGCAAGGCGCTGCAGGAAGAGGGCTACAAAGTGATCCTGGTCAACAGCAATCCGGCCACGATCATGACGGATCCGGAAACAGCCGATGTCACCTACATCGAGCCGATTACCTGGCAGGTCATGGAAACCATCATCGCCAGAGAGCGGCCAGACGCTATTTTGCCAACGATGGGTGGGCAGACGGCCCTGAATTGCGCGCTGGACTTGCATCGCGAGGGTGTTCTCGACAGGTACAAGTGTGAGTTGATCGGCGCCAAGCCAGAGGCCATTGACAAGGCCGAAGACCGGCAGAAATTCAAGGAAGCGATGACTCGCATCGGCCTGGGTTCTGCTCGTTCGGGCATTGCGCACAGCATGGATGAAGCGTGGGCCGTGCAGAGATCCATTGGTTTTCCGACCATCATCCGACCGAGCTTCACACTGGGTGGAACGGGTGGTGGCATTGCGTACAACCCAGAAGAGTTTGAGGTGATCT
This window contains:
- the leuE gene encoding leucine efflux protein LeuE, whose translation is MNHLFGITNLGLYVLGVVFIVLLPGPNSLYVLSVAAQRGVRAGYLGACGIFLGDTVLMVLAAAGLASLLEAVAWLFILVKLAGAAYLAWIGFNMLRAALRRYRQAEAPLAPAVRVDAAHPLAKALLISLLNPKAIFFFISFFIQFVDPAYPHPALSFLVLGGIVQFFSALYLSTLIFAGSRLADLFRAHRRIAASLTGLVGAAFMAFSARLATASLK